A genomic segment from Actinoplanes sichuanensis encodes:
- a CDS encoding cold-shock protein, which produces MTSGTMKWFSADRGFGLITRDDGGTDVFAHFSAVTGSGSSGIEKDQRVEFDIAHSDREMHAVNIRPLRPCSARPSGAPPQPS; this is translated from the coding sequence ATGACCTCCGGGACCATGAAATGGTTCAGTGCCGACCGGGGGTTCGGATTGATCACCCGGGACGACGGCGGCACGGACGTTTTCGCGCACTTCTCCGCCGTCACGGGTTCCGGCAGCAGCGGCATCGAGAAAGATCAGCGGGTGGAGTTCGACATCGCTCACAGCGATCGGGAGATGCACGCGGTCAACATCCGCCCGCTCCGGCCGTGCTCGGCGCGACCCTCCGGTGCCCCTCCCCAACCATCCTGA
- a CDS encoding GAF and ANTAR domain-containing protein — translation MTVSDQDLMPALTRLFALLGDTPQMDDFLTRAVRLAADVIAPAAAGGITTRLDHHPVTVAVSDPFAARVDELQYGAGEGPSLEALETGQVLQIDDMAAETRWDRYRPHAIAHGVASSLSLPLIVGERTVAVLNLYARTSAAFAGQARRHGEAFAAQCSAALAVAWRLADQANLQQQLIEAVASRSVIDQALGILMAQQRCSVDEAFDLLRTASQHRHRKLHDVAADIVTKVSGHPVAPGGFWLPRER, via the coding sequence ATGACCGTCTCCGACCAGGACCTGATGCCCGCCCTCACCCGGTTGTTCGCGCTGCTGGGCGATACGCCACAGATGGATGATTTCCTGACCCGGGCGGTGCGGCTGGCGGCCGATGTGATCGCCCCGGCAGCGGCCGGCGGGATCACGACCCGGCTTGATCATCATCCGGTCACCGTGGCGGTCAGTGATCCGTTCGCCGCACGTGTCGACGAACTGCAGTACGGCGCGGGGGAGGGGCCGAGTCTGGAGGCCCTGGAGACCGGGCAGGTGCTGCAGATCGACGACATGGCGGCGGAGACGCGCTGGGACCGCTATCGGCCGCACGCGATCGCGCACGGGGTGGCCAGTTCCCTGTCGTTGCCGTTGATCGTCGGGGAGCGCACGGTGGCCGTTCTCAATCTCTACGCCCGCACGAGCGCCGCGTTCGCCGGTCAGGCCCGTCGGCACGGCGAAGCGTTCGCGGCCCAGTGCTCGGCGGCGCTGGCCGTGGCCTGGCGGCTGGCTGATCAGGCGAACCTGCAGCAGCAGCTGATCGAGGCGGTGGCCTCGCGTAGCGTCATCGACCAGGCTCTCGGAATTCTGATGGCCCAGCAGCGGTGCTCCGTGGACGAGGCGTTCGACCTGCTGCGTACGGCGTCACAGCATCGCCACCGCAAACTGCACGACGTGGCCGCCGACATCGTCACCAAGGTCTCCGGCCACCCGGTGGCGCCGGGTGGCTTCTGGCTTCCGCGTGAGCGCTGA
- a CDS encoding SigB/SigF/SigG family RNA polymerase sigma factor, which translates to MTVIANAATSTDRANELIAAMAALPADHPSRPGVRDQVVKAWLPLARRLSSRYANRGEPRDDLCQVAVLGLIQAVDRFDAARGVDFVGFAIPTIVGELKRHFRDKTWSVRVPRRLQELRLAITGANSTLGHTLGRSPTVADIAGHLGISQDDVIEGLEGARAYNSTSLSTPITEGGTELGDTLGGEDAGYDLAELRIALGPALAGLAEREQKIVSLRFYGNLTQQQIAEQIGVSQMHVSRLLAGALTKLRQQLDTDHV; encoded by the coding sequence ATGACCGTCATCGCCAATGCTGCGACCAGCACCGATCGAGCCAACGAGTTGATCGCCGCAATGGCGGCACTTCCCGCCGACCACCCGTCCCGGCCCGGCGTGCGCGACCAGGTCGTCAAGGCGTGGCTGCCGCTCGCCCGCCGCCTGTCGAGCCGCTACGCCAACCGGGGCGAACCGCGCGACGACCTCTGCCAGGTCGCTGTCCTGGGCTTGATCCAGGCTGTCGACCGATTCGATGCCGCCCGTGGTGTCGACTTCGTCGGGTTCGCGATCCCCACGATCGTCGGTGAGCTCAAACGGCACTTCCGGGACAAGACCTGGTCGGTACGCGTCCCCCGCCGGCTGCAGGAGCTGCGGCTGGCCATCACCGGCGCCAACAGCACGCTGGGCCACACCTTGGGCCGTTCTCCCACCGTTGCCGACATCGCCGGGCACCTGGGCATCAGCCAGGACGACGTCATCGAAGGCCTCGAAGGCGCCCGCGCCTACAACTCGACGAGCCTGTCCACACCGATCACCGAGGGGGGCACCGAACTCGGCGACACCCTCGGTGGCGAGGACGCCGGCTACGACCTCGCCGAGCTGCGCATCGCGCTGGGACCCGCATTGGCCGGCCTCGCCGAACGCGAGCAGAAGATCGTGAGCCTGCGCTTCTATGGAAACCTTACCCAGCAGCAGATCGCCGAGCAGATCGGCGTCTCCCAGATGCACGTGTCACGGCTGCTCGCCGGGGCACTGACCAAGCTTCGGCAGCAGCTCGACACCGACCACGTCTGA
- a CDS encoding ATP-binding protein, with protein sequence MTVAHGTGPLATRFVHEAVIIETDRDLDMLAAELTRAVKLDDGVLVVVGERTRAMLAGLAGDLSDAVCWGAQDGFYQRLGFTYERFRRYLSDEHRSGRRAHVIAEPDLTRGVDAGLRADRVAAYLEYEAICNRTYALGASTVTCVWDCRDHPATVIDHVRATHPYLVTPAGRTPSSGYLHPERYLADRHHVPMRTPPADVDHDVCVSEVAELSGLRGAMGGWATEYRFVAEAREDLVMAVVEVATNGLHHGGPPVRVRAWHHGGTLLVQCDDAGARPIPVDAGYLRPDPVAAVAGGRGLWLARQLADVVEVRSEPGRTSVRLHFPRETVPVPSP encoded by the coding sequence ATGACCGTGGCCCACGGAACCGGGCCGCTCGCGACGCGGTTCGTGCACGAGGCCGTGATCATCGAGACCGACCGCGACCTGGACATGCTGGCGGCGGAGCTGACTCGGGCGGTGAAACTCGACGACGGGGTTCTGGTGGTCGTCGGTGAACGTACCCGCGCGATGCTGGCCGGCCTCGCCGGGGACCTTTCCGATGCGGTCTGCTGGGGCGCCCAGGACGGGTTCTACCAGCGGCTCGGATTCACCTACGAGCGGTTCCGCCGCTATCTCTCCGACGAGCATCGGTCGGGACGCCGGGCGCATGTGATCGCCGAACCCGATCTGACCCGCGGTGTGGACGCCGGTCTGCGGGCCGATCGGGTCGCCGCCTACCTGGAGTACGAGGCGATCTGCAACCGCACGTACGCGCTGGGCGCTTCCACCGTCACCTGCGTCTGGGACTGCCGCGACCACCCGGCCACGGTGATCGACCACGTCCGGGCGACACACCCTTACCTGGTCACCCCCGCCGGCCGTACGCCGTCATCAGGTTATCTCCACCCGGAGCGCTACCTGGCTGACCGCCACCACGTGCCGATGCGGACACCACCGGCAGACGTCGATCACGATGTCTGCGTCAGCGAGGTAGCGGAGCTCAGTGGACTGCGTGGGGCCATGGGCGGCTGGGCGACGGAGTATCGATTCGTCGCAGAGGCGCGAGAGGACCTGGTGATGGCGGTGGTCGAGGTCGCTACCAACGGGTTGCATCATGGGGGACCACCGGTCCGGGTTCGTGCCTGGCATCACGGCGGCACGCTCCTGGTGCAGTGCGACGATGCCGGCGCGCGTCCGATTCCCGTGGACGCGGGCTACCTACGGCCTGATCCGGTCGCCGCGGTCGCTGGTGGACGCGGGTTGTGGCTGGCCCGGCAGTTGGCCGACGTGGTCGAGGTGCGTTCGGAACCGGGCCGGACGTCGGTCCGGCTGCATTTTCCACGAGAGACCGTGCCGGTCCCATCGCCGTGA
- a CDS encoding SpoIIE family protein phosphatase, translating to MNRYSDGLTEAQIRAGRRYGDRALLEFVRDLRPACAAAAVDALAGLLTTFAEVDDDVAVIALTAGEGTPRAVCTQ from the coding sequence ATGAACCGTTACAGTGACGGACTGACCGAGGCCCAGATCAGGGCGGGTAGGCGTTACGGCGATCGGGCGCTGCTGGAGTTCGTGCGCGATCTGCGCCCGGCCTGCGCGGCGGCGGCCGTCGACGCTCTCGCCGGGCTGCTCACCACGTTCGCCGAGGTGGACGATGACGTCGCGGTGATCGCCCTGACCGCTGGCGAGGGAACGCCGCGAGCGGTGTGTACGCAGTGA
- a CDS encoding PP2C family protein-serine/threonine phosphatase gives MTTASLYHMASPDEVGGDFYDLFPLSGDRWGFFLGDVRGKGVAAAAVTATARYTLRAAAVYDSDPVTVLRNLNTVVYQDYAAPEHRHCTYIAGGGRHHEPLQ, from the coding sequence ATGACCACGGCGTCGCTCTATCACATGGCCTCTCCCGACGAGGTCGGTGGAGACTTCTACGATCTTTTCCCGCTCTCCGGAGACAGATGGGGATTCTTTCTCGGCGACGTCCGCGGGAAGGGGGTGGCCGCCGCGGCGGTGACCGCTACCGCGCGGTACACGTTGCGGGCCGCGGCCGTCTACGACAGCGACCCCGTCACCGTGCTGCGCAACCTCAACACTGTCGTCTACCAGGACTACGCAGCGCCGGAGCACCGGCATTGCACCTATATCGCTGGAGGTGGGCGACACCATGAACCGTTACAGTGA
- a CDS encoding PAS domain-containing protein, giving the protein MWPLPRWSRPADRPAGRPDSAPASSPGLAEDDLDDFYDNAPCGFVPTLPDGTIVKVNATLLTWLGYGDVDLVGRRRFADLLTTGSTLYHETHCEPLLRLRNEVK; this is encoded by the coding sequence GTGTGGCCGCTGCCTCGCTGGTCACGTCCGGCAGACCGGCCCGCGGGCCGGCCGGATTCGGCGCCGGCCTCCTCACCGGGGCTGGCAGAGGACGATCTCGACGACTTCTACGACAACGCCCCGTGTGGTTTCGTCCCCACTCTGCCGGACGGCACGATCGTCAAGGTCAACGCCACACTGCTCACCTGGCTGGGGTACGGCGACGTCGATTTGGTCGGCCGCCGGCGTTTCGCAGATCTGCTCACGACCGGTAGCACTCTCTACCACGAGACGCACTGTGAGCCACTGCTGCGGCTGCGGAACGAGGTCAAATGA
- a CDS encoding CsbD family protein: MGLDDKIENTAQETAGKVKQDIGEATDDKDLQAEGKADQKSANIKQAGEKIKDAFKK; the protein is encoded by the coding sequence ATGGGGCTCGACGACAAAATCGAGAACACCGCGCAAGAAACCGCCGGCAAGGTGAAGCAGGACATCGGCGAGGCTACCGACGACAAGGACCTCCAGGCCGAGGGCAAGGCCGACCAGAAGTCCGCGAACATCAAGCAGGCCGGCGAGAAGATCAAGGACGCTTTCAAGAAGTGA
- a CDS encoding diacylglycerol/lipid kinase family protein, whose product MTMTTTRTSPAPRSAVVVNPAKIDDMDELRGTVDRTLAEAGWPAAQWFETTEDDPGLGQARAAVESGAQVVFVCGGDGTVMSAVSALTGTDVSLAVLPAGTGNLLAANLGLSTDLATGLAVAVGGGLRHIDVGTVDGRHFAVMAGMGFDADMLDATSDCAKKHIGWPAYVLGAMKHLKDRPMRVILRIDGGAPMRRRARSVLIANVGRLQGGLRLLNEAQPDDGVLDIAVLTPNTLGTWIALGWALIRRSERVPALEVFRGSRIEVISNRPQPRQLDGDLIRSSDRLAVGVLPRALWLCVPEPACHPDLSVDADAATEHANGPPASAESRRSA is encoded by the coding sequence ATGACGATGACGACCACCCGCACCAGCCCGGCGCCCCGATCGGCGGTCGTCGTCAACCCGGCCAAGATCGACGACATGGACGAGCTGCGTGGCACCGTCGACCGCACGCTGGCAGAGGCCGGCTGGCCGGCAGCACAATGGTTCGAGACGACCGAGGACGATCCCGGTCTCGGTCAGGCGCGAGCCGCCGTCGAGTCGGGCGCGCAGGTGGTGTTCGTCTGCGGTGGTGACGGAACCGTCATGTCCGCGGTGTCGGCGCTCACCGGCACCGACGTGTCGCTGGCCGTCCTGCCCGCGGGCACCGGCAACCTGCTCGCGGCGAACCTGGGGCTGTCCACCGATCTGGCCACCGGTCTCGCGGTCGCGGTGGGTGGAGGCCTGCGGCACATAGACGTCGGCACTGTCGACGGCCGGCACTTCGCCGTGATGGCGGGTATGGGATTCGACGCGGACATGCTCGACGCCACGTCGGACTGCGCGAAGAAGCACATCGGTTGGCCGGCGTACGTGCTCGGCGCGATGAAGCATCTCAAGGACCGGCCGATGCGGGTCATTCTCCGCATCGACGGCGGCGCACCGATGCGCCGGCGTGCCCGTTCGGTGCTCATCGCCAACGTCGGCCGTCTGCAGGGCGGGCTGAGACTGCTGAACGAGGCGCAGCCGGACGACGGCGTCCTGGATATCGCCGTCCTTACGCCGAACACCCTGGGCACCTGGATAGCGCTGGGATGGGCGCTGATCCGGCGCAGCGAGCGGGTGCCCGCCCTCGAGGTGTTCCGCGGCAGCCGGATAGAGGTGATCAGCAACCGCCCCCAGCCTCGTCAACTCGACGGCGACCTCATCCGCAGCAGTGACCGGCTGGCCGTCGGGGTCCTGCCGCGAGCGCTCTGGTTGTGCGTTCCCGAGCCGGCCTGCCACCCCGACCTCAGTGTCGACGCCGACGCCGCCACCGAGCATGCGAACGGGCCGCCCGCTTCGGCGGAGAGCAGGCGTTCAGCGTGA
- a CDS encoding S1 family peptidase, giving the protein MLVLSVTAVPLSPRPARAIANGADVAVGEYRFSVLLTMTGLPVATGGTRDSWCSGALIAPTWVITAGHCFRDTEGRRVSRTVAKVTTAVVGRADLNGRDGQEAEVINAVQADGADVALAELSRPIAGVTPIQVSTEPPAPGDVLRLTGYGLTSDVDGSEPATRLQTGQFTVDSVGDSLIETSGRAPQADTSPCPHDSGGPYFTQKRDGSPLLAAVVSSGPPCPHTGPDLSARVDNLAGWIAATMASPPGRIGETGLQLTVVGLGVAVLVTMVLVLRRRRRGALERARH; this is encoded by the coding sequence GTGCTGGTGCTGTCCGTGACCGCTGTGCCGCTGTCGCCCCGCCCGGCGCGGGCCATCGCCAACGGCGCGGACGTCGCGGTGGGCGAGTACCGGTTCTCGGTGCTGCTCACCATGACCGGTCTGCCCGTGGCCACGGGTGGCACGCGCGACAGCTGGTGTTCCGGCGCGCTGATCGCACCGACCTGGGTCATCACCGCGGGCCACTGCTTCCGCGACACCGAGGGGCGGCGGGTGAGCCGGACCGTGGCGAAGGTGACCACCGCCGTCGTGGGGCGCGCCGACCTGAACGGCCGGGACGGTCAGGAGGCCGAGGTGATCAACGCGGTTCAGGCGGACGGGGCCGACGTCGCGTTGGCCGAGCTGAGCCGACCGATCGCCGGTGTCACACCGATCCAGGTGTCCACGGAGCCGCCTGCCCCGGGTGATGTGCTGCGGTTGACCGGGTACGGGTTGACCAGCGACGTCGACGGCTCCGAACCGGCGACCCGGTTGCAGACCGGGCAGTTCACCGTCGACAGCGTCGGTGACTCGCTCATCGAGACCTCGGGACGCGCCCCACAGGCCGACACCAGCCCGTGCCCGCACGACTCCGGCGGCCCGTACTTCACGCAGAAGCGCGATGGAAGCCCGCTCCTGGCGGCTGTGGTGAGCTCGGGTCCGCCGTGCCCGCACACCGGTCCGGACCTCAGCGCCCGCGTCGACAACCTCGCCGGCTGGATCGCCGCCACCATGGCCTCGCCGCCCGGCCGCATCGGGGAAACCGGACTGCAGCTGACCGTGGTCGGCCTGGGCGTGGCGGTGCTCGTGACGATGGTTCTGGTGCTGCGACGCCGCCGTCGAGGCGCTCTCGAACGGGCCAGGCACTGA
- a CDS encoding response regulator transcription factor, with translation MRVLVADDEQLLADTVANGLRRLSMAVDVVYDGDSASERLSVNRYDVAVLDRDMPGRTGDEVCREVAGSPDGTKILMLTAAAGIRDRIDGLGLGADDYLTKPFAFAELAARVQALARRSGPALPPVLQQAGIVLDSTRHTVTRGGTTLALSAKEFAVLHVLMRAAGRVVSTEELLEQAWDEHADPLTNTVRMTVMTLRRKLGEPSPIHTVRRVGYRLGS, from the coding sequence ATGCGGGTGTTGGTGGCGGATGACGAGCAGTTGCTGGCCGACACGGTCGCCAACGGTCTTCGCAGGTTGTCGATGGCCGTCGACGTGGTCTACGACGGTGACAGCGCCTCCGAGCGCCTCAGCGTGAACCGCTACGACGTCGCCGTCCTCGACCGGGACATGCCGGGCCGCACCGGCGACGAGGTGTGCCGGGAAGTCGCCGGGTCCCCCGACGGCACCAAGATCCTGATGCTCACCGCAGCGGCCGGTATCCGCGACCGGATCGACGGGCTCGGCCTGGGCGCGGACGACTACCTGACCAAACCGTTCGCCTTCGCCGAGCTCGCCGCCCGCGTACAGGCGCTGGCCCGGCGTTCCGGACCGGCGTTGCCACCCGTGCTGCAGCAGGCGGGAATCGTGCTGGACAGCACCCGACACACCGTGACCCGGGGCGGGACGACGCTCGCCCTGTCGGCTAAGGAGTTCGCCGTCCTGCACGTTCTGATGCGCGCCGCCGGCCGGGTCGTCAGCACCGAGGAACTGCTGGAGCAGGCCTGGGACGAACACGCGGACCCGCTCACCAACACGGTACGGATGACGGTCATGACGCTGCGCCGCAAGCTCGGCGAACCGTCCCCGATCCACACCGTGCGCCGGGTCGGCTACCGGCTCGGCTCGTGA
- a CDS encoding sensor histidine kinase, whose protein sequence is MSGRSPARRILALCAIVLVVAQLRPRAVDLAFNMWRELGPSWCTMDVTFVPTEQTSTVCTLVYRWPSVPVLLVSAMVLAVMLAACYPAMRWCLRPLRDMVAAISDAGPQNLGHRLRLGSGSGELAVLGRAIDSMMDRIAVGYEAQRRFAANASHELRTPLAVQRTLIEVSMADELTADQLDLLTEQLLSTNERNERLVEGLLVLAESDRGLAGRMPIRLDLITAAVLDAHRKSAAKAGVTITSDLQPRTVFGEQVLLERLVTNLVQNAVKYNRRDGTIDVRVGDDPALIVVNTGDDVPSEIVSSLFEPFRRGSGTRVDHSGGAGLGLAIARSITQAHDGLITASSTGQDGLRVEVSLPTGPLRD, encoded by the coding sequence GTGAGCGGCCGTTCTCCGGCGCGGCGGATCCTCGCGCTCTGCGCGATCGTTCTCGTCGTGGCCCAGCTTCGGCCACGGGCCGTCGATCTGGCCTTCAACATGTGGCGGGAGCTCGGCCCCTCCTGGTGCACGATGGATGTCACCTTCGTACCCACCGAGCAGACCTCGACGGTGTGCACGCTCGTCTACCGGTGGCCGAGCGTCCCCGTGCTGCTCGTCTCCGCGATGGTGCTCGCCGTCATGCTGGCCGCGTGTTATCCGGCGATGCGCTGGTGCCTCCGGCCGCTGCGTGACATGGTGGCGGCGATCAGCGACGCCGGGCCGCAGAACCTCGGCCACCGGCTGCGCCTCGGCTCCGGCTCCGGCGAGCTCGCCGTGCTGGGCCGGGCGATCGACAGCATGATGGACCGGATCGCCGTCGGTTACGAGGCCCAGCGCCGATTCGCCGCGAACGCGTCACACGAGTTGCGGACCCCGCTCGCGGTTCAGCGGACCCTGATCGAGGTCAGCATGGCCGACGAACTCACCGCCGACCAGCTCGACCTGCTCACCGAGCAGTTGCTGAGCACCAACGAGCGCAACGAACGCCTCGTCGAAGGGCTGCTCGTCCTCGCCGAGAGCGACCGCGGCCTGGCCGGCCGGATGCCGATACGCCTCGACCTGATCACCGCCGCCGTACTCGACGCGCACCGCAAGAGCGCGGCCAAAGCCGGAGTGACGATCACCAGCGACCTGCAGCCCCGGACCGTGTTCGGCGAACAGGTGCTGCTGGAACGGCTGGTCACCAACCTCGTGCAGAACGCCGTGAAATACAACCGGCGCGACGGAACCATCGACGTCCGCGTCGGCGACGACCCCGCCCTGATCGTCGTCAACACCGGCGACGACGTACCGTCCGAGATCGTGTCGAGCCTGTTCGAGCCCTTCCGACGCGGGTCGGGCACCCGCGTCGACCACAGCGGCGGCGCAGGACTCGGGTTGGCGATCGCCCGGTCCATCACCCAGGCCCACGACGGGCTGATCACCGCCTCCTCGACCGGTCAGGACGGCCTGCGTGTCGAGGTCTCGCTGCCGACCGGCCCACTACGCGACTGA
- a CDS encoding carbonic anhydrase gives MSDLGQSTPAEAYAMLLDGNSRFVRGERLHPHQDADRRAQSAPGQRPFAVLFGCSDSRLAAEIIFDRGLGDLFVVRTAGHVAGAEVLGSIEYGVTVLGAPLVVVLGHDSCGAVIEAAAAERGGTAPAGYLGDVVERVMPSVLAARAKGLTDIDQFVDEHIRRTVAGLVERSQSLAARVAAGRCAVVGLSYRLAEGTVHSVAQYGLPA, from the coding sequence ATGTCTGATCTTGGCCAGTCCACGCCTGCTGAGGCGTACGCCATGCTGCTGGACGGCAACTCACGCTTCGTGCGTGGCGAGCGTCTGCATCCCCACCAGGACGCTGATCGCCGCGCGCAGTCGGCGCCGGGGCAGCGCCCGTTCGCGGTGCTGTTCGGTTGTTCGGACTCGCGCCTCGCCGCGGAGATCATCTTCGACCGTGGGCTGGGTGACCTGTTCGTGGTGCGTACCGCCGGGCATGTCGCCGGGGCGGAGGTGCTGGGCAGCATCGAGTACGGCGTCACCGTGCTGGGCGCGCCTCTGGTCGTCGTGTTGGGTCATGACTCCTGCGGCGCTGTCATCGAGGCCGCGGCGGCCGAACGCGGGGGCACGGCGCCGGCGGGCTACCTCGGAGACGTGGTCGAACGCGTCATGCCCAGCGTGCTCGCCGCGCGGGCCAAAGGACTCACCGACATCGACCAGTTCGTCGACGAACACATCCGGCGTACCGTCGCGGGGCTGGTGGAGCGCTCGCAGTCGTTGGCCGCGCGGGTGGCGGCCGGCCGGTGCGCCGTCGTCGGCCTGTCCTATCGGCTGGCCGAGGGAACGGTCCACTCCGTGGCGCAGTACGGGCTACCGGCGTGA
- a CDS encoding alpha/beta hydrolase fold domain-containing protein, translating to MVDPGLISNIYEVWEASGFTHGADRIHRQLRREGITVVSVEYRLAPEALYPAALDDAFASWEWMSANAAALGVDPARIAAGGESAGGGIAASLVQRLHDAGGRQPVAQWLFAPMLDDRTAGRTELDELDHFVWNNNSNRFGWSSYLGRPAGAAEVPAYAVPARRSDLTGLAPAWLYTGDIELFHDEIVEYAARLRDAGVDTVLTIVPGGAHGFENWAATTELATSLLADARAWLGDALRG from the coding sequence CTGGTCGACCCCGGACTGATCTCCAACATCTACGAGGTCTGGGAGGCGTCCGGCTTCACTCACGGCGCCGACCGGATCCATCGGCAGCTGCGCCGCGAGGGCATCACGGTCGTCTCAGTCGAGTATCGCCTGGCCCCGGAAGCGCTGTATCCGGCGGCCCTGGACGACGCGTTCGCATCGTGGGAGTGGATGTCGGCGAATGCCGCCGCTCTCGGTGTGGATCCGGCGCGGATCGCGGCCGGCGGCGAGAGTGCGGGCGGCGGCATCGCCGCGAGCCTGGTGCAGCGGCTGCACGACGCGGGCGGTCGGCAGCCCGTCGCGCAGTGGCTGTTCGCGCCGATGCTCGACGACCGGACGGCGGGTCGGACGGAACTCGACGAACTGGACCACTTCGTCTGGAACAACAACTCCAACCGGTTCGGCTGGAGTTCCTACCTCGGCCGGCCCGCCGGCGCCGCGGAGGTGCCCGCGTATGCGGTGCCGGCCCGTCGCTCGGACCTGACCGGGCTCGCGCCGGCGTGGTTGTACACCGGCGACATCGAGCTCTTCCACGACGAGATCGTGGAGTACGCCGCCCGGCTGCGGGATGCGGGCGTGGACACCGTCCTGACGATCGTGCCCGGTGGTGCGCACGGCTTCGAGAATTGGGCCGCGACCACGGAACTGGCGACGTCGCTGCTGGCCGACGCGCGGGCCTGGCTCGGTGACGCGCTGCGCGGCTGA